One genomic segment of Devosia sp. includes these proteins:
- a CDS encoding SDR family oxidoreductase → MELNLSNKTAVITGGTVGIGLAIAEALAAEGCNLFLIGRDGSRGEAEARRIAGQFGVKASAIAADVATAAGCEAVIAAAGDIDILINNAGTGSNETIAEAEDAKWQYYWDLHVMAAVRLARGLVPGMKRRGGGAIVHNASICAVQPLWYEPIYNTTKAALMMFSKTLANEVVGDNIRVNTVNPGLVLTPDWIKTAKQIAGEDGYEAHLQAVADEAGGMKRFAAPEEVARFVAFLCSDMASYSTGSTYFVDGGWLKTV, encoded by the coding sequence GTGGAACTCAATCTTTCCAACAAGACCGCGGTCATCACCGGCGGCACTGTCGGCATCGGGCTGGCCATTGCCGAGGCGCTGGCGGCCGAGGGGTGCAATCTGTTCCTCATCGGGCGCGATGGTAGTCGCGGTGAAGCCGAGGCAAGGCGGATTGCCGGCCAGTTCGGGGTCAAGGCGAGCGCCATTGCGGCTGACGTGGCGACGGCGGCGGGCTGCGAGGCGGTGATTGCGGCGGCCGGCGATATCGACATCCTGATCAACAATGCCGGGACCGGCTCCAACGAGACCATCGCCGAGGCCGAAGATGCCAAATGGCAGTACTACTGGGACCTGCATGTCATGGCGGCGGTGCGGCTGGCGCGAGGCCTGGTGCCGGGCATGAAGCGTCGCGGCGGCGGCGCCATCGTGCACAATGCCTCGATTTGCGCGGTGCAGCCGCTTTGGTATGAGCCGATCTACAACACCACCAAGGCGGCGCTGATGATGTTCTCCAAGACCCTGGCCAACGAGGTGGTCGGCGACAATATCCGCGTCAATACGGTCAATCCGGGGCTGGTGCTGACGCCGGACTGGATCAAGACGGCCAAACAGATTGCCGGCGAGGACGGATATGAGGCGCATCTGCAGGCGGTGGCTGACGAGGCAGGCGGCATGAAGCGCTTTGCCGCGCCTGAGGAAGTCGCGCGGTTCGTGGCGTTCCTGTGCTCGGACATGGCCAGTTATTCGACCGGCAGCACCTATTTCGTCGATGGCGGGTGGCTGAAAACGGTTTAG
- a CDS encoding NAD(P)-dependent alcohol dehydrogenase: MALQPALVLEKQHDLNLRDIEVPLHTGPGMVRIAIHTVGVCGSDVHYYTHGRIGPFVVEAPMILGHEAAGTIVEVGEGVTHLKVGDRVCMEPGIPDANSRASRLGMYNVDPAVQFWATPPVHGVLTPQVVHPANYTFKLPDHVSFAEGAMVEPFAVGMQAASKARITPGDTALVLGAGPIGTMVALAALAGGCARVIVADLAQPKLDIAAQYQGVIPVNIRERNLAEVIGELTEGWGVDVVFECSGSPKAWESVMDLPRPGGCIVVVGLPVEPVRLDIAMASVRELRIENVFRYAHQYDRAIALIASGRVDLKPLISETFAFADSKAAFDRAVEARPTDVKLQIRVTAE; encoded by the coding sequence ATGGCCTTGCAGCCTGCGCTAGTGCTGGAAAAGCAGCACGACCTGAACTTGCGTGACATCGAGGTGCCGCTGCACACGGGGCCCGGAATGGTGAGGATCGCCATTCACACGGTGGGCGTGTGCGGCTCGGATGTGCACTACTATACCCATGGCCGCATCGGCCCCTTCGTGGTCGAAGCGCCGATGATTCTCGGCCATGAAGCCGCCGGAACGATTGTCGAGGTCGGGGAGGGGGTAACCCATCTCAAGGTGGGCGATCGCGTGTGCATGGAGCCGGGAATTCCTGACGCCAATTCGCGGGCCAGCCGGCTGGGCATGTACAATGTCGACCCGGCCGTCCAGTTCTGGGCGACGCCGCCGGTTCACGGCGTGCTGACGCCTCAAGTCGTGCACCCAGCCAATTACACGTTCAAGCTGCCCGACCATGTGAGTTTTGCCGAGGGCGCCATGGTCGAGCCCTTTGCCGTGGGCATGCAGGCGGCGAGCAAGGCCCGCATCACGCCTGGCGACACGGCGCTGGTGCTCGGTGCCGGGCCGATCGGCACCATGGTGGCCCTGGCGGCGCTGGCCGGGGGCTGCGCCCGCGTCATCGTTGCCGACCTGGCCCAGCCCAAGCTCGATATCGCCGCGCAATACCAGGGCGTCATTCCGGTCAATATCCGCGAGCGCAACCTGGCGGAGGTCATCGGCGAATTGACCGAGGGTTGGGGCGTCGATGTGGTCTTTGAGTGTTCCGGCTCGCCCAAGGCCTGGGAGAGCGTGATGGACCTGCCGCGTCCGGGGGGCTGTATCGTCGTGGTCGGCCTGCCGGTCGAGCCGGTGCGGCTGGATATCGCCATGGCCTCGGTGCGGGAATTGCGGATCGAGAACGTGTTTCGCTATGCGCATCAATATGACCGCGCCATTGCGCTGATCGCATCGGGTCGCGTCGATCTCAAGCCGCTGATTTCCGAGACATTTGCCTTCGCGGATTCAAAGGCGGCATTCGATCGGGCCGTGGAGGCGCGGCCGACGGACGTGAAGCTGCAGATCAGGGTGACGGCGGAATAG
- a CDS encoding bifunctional diguanylate cyclase/phosphodiesterase, whose translation MPAIEKNETRQSYTRTLLLPAIALLVIAGVTVTAFLLIAAGSADRRALERQTQAIALGLEDTRMELTLEQNHAGYDAATSPSPQQASQSLVISLLEQLGYRAVAFVDAQDQVQIMPPDAAPAFSTSEYAAIGSQLRATLPTGPSRTLHPGITRYASLDGSPALLVATPMPQTAGTAVVGLVALDERMAREIARSGMAESGRFAATRTTDLQWSSLPLNGADGSPVGYFEWQPDRPGTALLAHATPALLAAFLVCGLLVAALVGRLVQAARVTEDSHARALFAARHDDLTGLPNRAALTAHLGDLLVQRGNRPLPINVLLLDLDRFKQINDTQGHQAGDDLLVAVSQRLRGAIDKGQFLARIGGDEFAIVAALGTDNVGAPFLSRAIFDAFADPLVIGKSAMHIGTSIGIVSDTAGEATPGDLLRKADIALHQAKAAGRNRSVVYEEQMNELLQLERTIEAELRDALRLGEQLSVQFQPLVDQKTRKVVGAEALARWHHPRFGQISPGRFIPVAEATGLIEALGLFVLREACRVGAAAKGRTIAVNISTTQLRNAGFAEQVLDILHETRMRAEDLEIEITESILLDEEHVSSHNLMTLRAAGIHVALDDFGTGYSSLSYLHRYPVDRIKIDRSFVSPLAEGEQSVAVARALVTVAHAMNLEVTAEGVETEEQANILAGLGCNTFQGFLFSPSVEAVRILEIFRRDGKAPARSAL comes from the coding sequence ATGCCGGCCATCGAGAAAAACGAGACACGACAATCCTATACTAGGACACTCCTGTTACCAGCAATCGCCCTGCTGGTCATTGCGGGCGTAACCGTGACCGCCTTTCTCCTCATCGCCGCAGGCAGCGCAGACCGGCGCGCCCTTGAGCGGCAAACCCAGGCCATCGCGCTCGGCCTTGAAGACACCCGCATGGAACTGACCCTCGAGCAGAACCATGCCGGATATGATGCCGCCACGTCCCCATCCCCGCAACAGGCCAGCCAATCCCTGGTCATATCTCTCCTCGAGCAATTGGGATATCGCGCGGTCGCCTTCGTGGACGCGCAGGATCAGGTCCAGATCATGCCGCCCGATGCGGCGCCGGCTTTCTCCACCAGCGAATACGCGGCGATCGGCAGCCAACTCCGTGCCACGCTGCCAACCGGCCCGAGCCGGACGTTGCACCCCGGCATCACGCGCTATGCCTCCCTCGATGGCTCTCCCGCATTGCTCGTGGCCACCCCCATGCCGCAAACCGCCGGAACGGCAGTTGTTGGCCTGGTGGCACTCGATGAGCGCATGGCGCGCGAGATCGCACGCAGCGGCATGGCCGAATCCGGCCGGTTCGCGGCAACCAGAACCACCGATTTGCAATGGTCATCGCTGCCACTCAATGGGGCCGATGGCAGCCCGGTCGGCTATTTCGAATGGCAGCCGGATCGCCCGGGCACCGCGCTCCTGGCGCACGCTACTCCAGCGCTGCTGGCCGCTTTTCTCGTCTGCGGCCTCCTGGTCGCCGCCCTGGTCGGGCGTCTGGTACAGGCTGCCCGCGTGACCGAAGACAGCCACGCCCGCGCCCTGTTCGCCGCCCGGCATGACGACCTGACCGGCCTGCCCAACCGCGCTGCGCTGACCGCGCATCTGGGGGATCTGCTGGTCCAGCGTGGCAACCGCCCCCTGCCGATCAATGTGCTGCTGCTGGATCTCGATCGCTTCAAGCAAATCAACGACACCCAGGGCCATCAGGCCGGCGACGACCTGCTCGTGGCGGTGTCACAGCGCCTGCGTGGCGCCATCGACAAGGGTCAGTTCCTGGCCCGCATCGGCGGCGACGAATTTGCCATCGTGGCCGCGCTGGGTACCGACAATGTCGGCGCCCCCTTCCTGTCGCGGGCCATCTTCGATGCCTTCGCCGATCCCCTGGTCATCGGCAAGAGCGCCATGCATATCGGCACCAGCATCGGCATTGTGTCCGACACGGCGGGCGAAGCCACGCCAGGGGACCTGCTGCGCAAGGCCGATATTGCCCTGCATCAGGCCAAGGCCGCAGGCCGAAACCGGTCCGTGGTTTATGAGGAGCAGATGAACGAGCTCTTGCAGCTCGAACGCACCATCGAAGCGGAACTGCGCGATGCCCTGCGGCTGGGCGAACAGTTGAGCGTTCAGTTCCAGCCCCTCGTTGACCAGAAGACCCGCAAAGTGGTGGGCGCCGAGGCGCTTGCGCGCTGGCACCATCCGCGTTTCGGCCAGATATCGCCGGGCCGGTTCATTCCGGTTGCCGAAGCCACGGGCCTTATCGAGGCGCTGGGCCTGTTCGTGCTGCGCGAGGCCTGCCGGGTCGGCGCGGCCGCCAAGGGGCGCACCATCGCCGTCAATATCTCGACCACCCAATTGCGCAATGCCGGCTTTGCCGAACAGGTCCTCGACATCCTGCACGAGACCCGCATGCGGGCCGAGGACCTCGAAATCGAGATCACCGAATCCATCCTTCTCGACGAGGAGCATGTCTCCTCGCACAACCTGATGACCCTGCGCGCCGCCGGCATCCACGTCGCGCTGGACGATTTCGGCACCGGCTATTCCTCGCTGAGCTATCTCCACCGCTATCCGGTGGATCGCATCAAGATCGACCGCTCATTCGTCAGTCCGCTGGCGGAGGGCGAACAGAGCGTCGCCGTGGCGCGGGCCCTGGTCACGGTCGCCCATGCGATGAACCTCGAAGTCACCGCCGAAGGGGTGGAAACCGAAGAACAGGCCAATATCCTCGCCGGATTGGGCTGCAATACTTTTCAGGGCTTCCTGTTCTCGCCCAGCGTGGAAGCCGTTCGCATCCTCGAAATCTTCCGCCGCGACGGCAAGGCCCCAGCGCGGAGCGCGCTTTAA
- the ade gene encoding adenine deaminase has protein sequence MTDATLLTRMIMAGQGKEQADLVIRDIGLLDVITGAVTLTDIAVVADRIVGTHGSYDGKVVIDGKGRFAVPGFIDTHLHIESSLVTPLEFDRCVLPHGVTTVLCDPHEIANVLGAEGIRYFLDSAERTIMDVRVNLSSCVPATPFETAGAQLEIGDLLPFRDHPKVVGLAEMMNFPGVLNADPGILAKLVAFQDGHIDGHAPLLLGQALNGYLAAGIRTDHEATSAAEAREKLAKGMAILIREGSVSKDLEALAEILDDNTSSFVALCTDDRNPLDIAEEGHLDSSIRRLIAMGRPLHHVYRAASHSAARIFGLRDRGLVAPGWRADIAILDSLEGCRVSDVISAGRLVTPELFAARTPVAPVGLSSMKAQPVTPEAFVTEPKPGQNSVPVIGVRPGLILTFREEATLAVGETGLQPDLVEDVIKVAVIERHGKNGNIGRSFVKGFGLKRGAIASSVGHDSHNITVVGASDEDMAAAVNRLIALGGGFTVADGGKVTAELALPLAGLMSLKSFEEVAHDLHHLRDAARALDCVLPEPFLQVAFLALPVIPHLKMTDRGLFDVDKFDFVT, from the coding sequence ATGACTGATGCGACCCTGCTGACCAGAATGATCATGGCCGGCCAGGGCAAGGAACAGGCCGACCTCGTCATCCGCGATATCGGCCTGCTCGATGTCATCACCGGCGCCGTCACCCTCACCGATATCGCCGTGGTCGCAGACCGGATCGTCGGCACCCATGGCAGTTACGATGGCAAGGTCGTAATCGACGGCAAGGGGCGCTTCGCCGTGCCGGGCTTCATCGATACCCACCTCCACATCGAATCGAGCCTTGTCACCCCCCTCGAATTCGACCGCTGCGTGCTGCCCCATGGCGTCACCACGGTGCTGTGCGATCCCCACGAAATCGCCAATGTTCTGGGCGCCGAGGGCATCCGCTACTTCCTCGACAGCGCCGAGCGCACCATCATGGATGTGCGGGTCAACCTCTCCTCCTGCGTTCCCGCCACCCCGTTCGAAACCGCCGGCGCCCAACTCGAAATCGGCGACCTCCTGCCTTTCCGCGACCACCCCAAGGTGGTGGGCCTCGCAGAAATGATGAATTTCCCCGGCGTGCTCAATGCCGATCCCGGCATTCTTGCCAAGCTCGTCGCCTTTCAGGACGGTCACATCGATGGCCACGCGCCTCTGCTGCTGGGCCAGGCCCTCAACGGTTATCTCGCCGCCGGCATCCGCACCGACCACGAGGCGACCAGCGCCGCCGAAGCGCGCGAAAAGCTCGCCAAGGGCATGGCCATCCTCATCCGCGAGGGCTCCGTTTCCAAGGATCTTGAGGCCCTGGCCGAAATCCTCGACGACAATACGTCGAGCTTCGTTGCCCTGTGTACAGATGATCGCAATCCGCTCGACATTGCCGAGGAGGGGCATCTTGACAGCTCCATCCGCCGGCTGATCGCCATGGGCCGGCCGCTGCACCACGTCTATCGCGCCGCCAGCCACTCGGCCGCCCGCATCTTCGGGCTCAGGGATCGCGGCCTGGTTGCGCCGGGCTGGCGCGCCGACATTGCCATTCTTGACAGTCTCGAGGGGTGCCGCGTGTCCGATGTCATCTCGGCCGGGCGCCTCGTGACGCCGGAGCTGTTCGCCGCCCGCACCCCCGTCGCCCCCGTCGGCCTCTCCTCGATGAAGGCGCAGCCGGTCACGCCAGAGGCCTTTGTCACCGAACCCAAGCCGGGCCAGAACAGCGTGCCGGTGATCGGCGTGCGCCCCGGCCTCATTCTCACCTTCCGCGAGGAAGCGACCCTCGCCGTGGGTGAAACCGGCTTGCAGCCTGACCTCGTCGAAGACGTCATCAAGGTCGCGGTGATCGAGCGCCACGGCAAGAACGGCAATATCGGCCGCTCCTTCGTCAAGGGTTTTGGGCTGAAACGGGGCGCCATCGCCTCATCGGTCGGCCATGACAGCCACAATATCACCGTGGTCGGTGCCAGCGACGAAGACATGGCCGCCGCCGTCAACCGGCTCATCGCGCTGGGCGGCGGCTTCACGGTCGCCGATGGCGGCAAGGTCACCGCCGAACTCGCCCTGCCCCTTGCGGGCCTCATGAGCCTCAAGAGTTTTGAAGAGGTCGCCCACGATCTCCATCACCTGCGCGATGCCGCCCGGGCCCTCGATTGCGTCCTGCCCGAACCCTTCCTCCAGGTCGCCTTCCTCGCCCTGCCCGTCATCCCGCACCTCAAGATGACCGATCGCGGCCTGTTCGATGTCGACAAGTTCGATTTCGTGACCTGA
- a CDS encoding CocE/NonD family hydrolase: MSISSLYLAWVEDLPPRLNAVKATRGIGLVMSDGIVLKTDHYAPRSPGPHPTILMRLPYGRRGFGPIAEAYAERGFHVVIQACRGTEKSGGSFDPFANERADGLATLDWIKAQPWFDGSIGLTGPSYLGYAQWAISDALPEKAAMATKVTTADFRPVVFPAGAFHLNLWLSWVQVIEGLRNSPLATAARMFSGDIERRTEKAAAILPLVEADKAVVGHKVPFWRHWFEHAIGNDAFWHDLDHRHRLTEKTPPVHFISGWYDFMLDPLLADYRRLVELGHRPYLTIGTWFHIAEELQRDNLRETLVWMRAKLMDDDTGLRRNPVRIHISGREEWHEFDAYPPGPASPSTWHVAPDGTLATHGPRSHGTSHYRYDPAEPTPNLGGAVFAFTGAGAVDNAPLEARPDVLTFTSPVLTRDLTLIGRCRVNLAARASHPDVDFFVRLNDVGPDGTSINICDGLVRVTPETPATDGAWQLAIDLHAMAHSFRPGHRLRLLIASGAHPRYARNPGTGEHIGTATHMVANDVEILHTGTSLSLPAYTLP, from the coding sequence TTGAGCATTTCCTCGCTCTATCTCGCCTGGGTCGAAGACCTCCCGCCCCGCCTCAATGCGGTCAAGGCCACGCGCGGCATTGGCCTGGTCATGTCCGACGGCATCGTGCTCAAGACCGATCACTATGCCCCGCGCTCCCCCGGCCCCCATCCGACCATCCTCATGCGCCTGCCCTATGGAAGGCGCGGCTTCGGCCCCATCGCCGAGGCCTATGCCGAACGCGGCTTTCACGTGGTCATCCAGGCCTGCCGGGGCACCGAAAAATCCGGCGGCAGCTTCGATCCCTTCGCCAATGAGCGCGCCGATGGCCTGGCGACGCTTGACTGGATCAAGGCGCAACCCTGGTTCGATGGCAGCATCGGGCTCACCGGCCCGTCCTATCTCGGCTACGCGCAATGGGCCATTTCCGATGCCCTGCCCGAAAAGGCCGCCATGGCCACAAAGGTTACCACGGCCGATTTCCGGCCTGTCGTGTTTCCCGCCGGCGCCTTTCACCTCAATCTCTGGCTGAGTTGGGTGCAGGTCATCGAGGGCCTGCGCAACAGCCCGCTGGCCACCGCCGCCCGCATGTTTTCCGGCGATATCGAGCGGCGTACCGAAAAGGCCGCCGCCATCCTGCCGCTGGTCGAGGCCGACAAGGCCGTGGTCGGCCACAAGGTGCCGTTCTGGCGCCACTGGTTCGAGCACGCCATCGGCAATGACGCCTTCTGGCACGATCTCGATCACCGCCACCGTCTCACCGAAAAGACCCCGCCGGTGCATTTCATCTCCGGCTGGTACGATTTCATGCTCGATCCGCTCCTGGCCGATTATCGCCGGCTGGTCGAACTGGGCCACCGCCCCTATCTCACCATCGGCACCTGGTTTCACATCGCCGAGGAATTGCAGCGCGACAACTTGCGGGAAACCCTGGTCTGGATGCGCGCCAAGCTCATGGACGATGACACCGGCCTCCGGCGCAATCCGGTCCGCATCCATATTTCCGGCCGCGAGGAATGGCACGAATTCGACGCCTACCCGCCCGGCCCGGCCAGTCCCTCCACCTGGCATGTCGCCCCCGACGGCACGCTTGCCACCCACGGGCCGCGCAGCCACGGCACCAGCCACTATCGGTACGATCCGGCCGAGCCCACGCCCAATCTGGGCGGCGCCGTCTTCGCCTTTACCGGAGCCGGTGCTGTCGACAATGCCCCATTGGAAGCCCGCCCCGACGTGCTGACCTTTACCAGCCCGGTGCTGACGCGCGACCTGACCCTGATCGGCCGCTGCCGGGTCAACCTGGCCGCCCGGGCCAGCCATCCCGATGTTGATTTCTTCGTGCGCCTCAACGATGTCGGCCCCGATGGCACCTCGATCAATATCTGCGACGGCCTCGTCCGTGTCACGCCCGAGACGCCCGCCACAGATGGCGCCTGGCAACTGGCCATCGACCTGCACGCCATGGCCCACAGCTTCCGGCCCGGCCATCGCCTGCGCCTGCTGATCGCCTCCGGCGCCCATCCCCGCTATGCGCGCAATCCGGGCACCGGCGAACATATCGGCACAGCCACGCACATGGTGGCCAATGACGTGGAAATCCTCCACACCGGCACCAGCCTGTCCCTGCCCGCCTACACGCTGCCCTGA
- a CDS encoding tannase/feruloyl esterase family alpha/beta hydrolase produces the protein MLTYWRSPIAIGALLATTAWAGPAMAESLDCASVAGHDFGIEGLVIASAEALPVGENAPVAHCMVKGHVGERTGVDGNTYRVSFDLRLPDDWNGRFVHQFNGGNDGAVVPAMGDLRNGDPADNALSRNYAVVSSDAGHDGAAHPEAGLAGGAQFGFDPEARSDYGYSAVAKLNPVATDLVEAYYGEPIAYSYGVGGSNGGRHGLVQATRLPDAFDGILAAYPGFNLPRAAVQHAWDVQAFKAINGDIRTAFTQEDLTLVADAVLAACDGLDDLEDGIIADYPACQASFDVTTLTCAAGSTNACLAPAQVEALQKIHAGPTNSAGEQLYSNWAWDRGIASGNWRFWKLESGVPPWDSMPLIATMGAASLATIFSNPPVDVGGDPAALEQFLLDYDFDTDVTVAATTDAFAESPMDFMTPTDIGNPEMAEFRDAGGKMIVFHGISDPVFSVMDTISWYEKLDANADGKAADFVKFYAVPGMGHGSGSPATDKFDAFSALVDWVENGNEPDFLVATATPDNEYVPEMANITRKLCPYPTIARFTGGVEASYESFACK, from the coding sequence ATGCTGACTTATTGGAGGAGCCCCATCGCGATCGGCGCCTTGCTGGCCACTACGGCCTGGGCCGGTCCCGCCATGGCCGAAAGCCTCGATTGCGCTTCCGTCGCCGGGCATGATTTCGGTATCGAGGGCCTGGTGATCGCCTCGGCCGAAGCCCTGCCAGTGGGCGAAAACGCGCCGGTTGCCCATTGCATGGTCAAGGGCCATGTCGGCGAACGCACCGGTGTCGACGGCAACACCTATCGCGTCAGTTTCGACCTGCGCCTGCCGGACGACTGGAATGGCCGCTTTGTCCACCAGTTCAACGGTGGCAATGACGGCGCCGTTGTCCCGGCCATGGGCGACCTGCGCAATGGCGACCCGGCCGACAATGCCCTGTCGCGCAATTATGCCGTCGTCTCGAGCGATGCCGGCCACGATGGCGCGGCACACCCCGAGGCAGGTCTGGCCGGCGGCGCTCAGTTCGGCTTTGATCCCGAAGCGCGCAGCGACTACGGCTACAGCGCCGTCGCCAAGCTCAACCCGGTCGCCACCGACCTCGTCGAAGCCTATTATGGCGAACCGATTGCCTATAGCTATGGCGTTGGCGGTTCCAATGGCGGACGCCATGGCCTTGTTCAGGCCACACGCCTGCCCGACGCCTTCGACGGTATTCTCGCCGCGTATCCCGGTTTCAACCTGCCGCGCGCCGCCGTTCAGCACGCCTGGGACGTACAGGCCTTCAAGGCCATCAATGGCGATATCCGCACCGCCTTCACCCAGGAAGACCTGACCCTGGTTGCCGATGCGGTCCTGGCAGCCTGTGACGGCCTGGACGATCTCGAAGACGGCATCATCGCCGATTATCCGGCCTGCCAGGCCAGCTTCGATGTCACCACGCTCACCTGCGCGGCCGGCAGCACCAATGCCTGCCTGGCTCCGGCACAGGTGGAAGCCCTGCAGAAAATTCACGCCGGCCCGACCAATTCCGCCGGCGAGCAGCTCTACAGCAACTGGGCCTGGGATCGCGGCATTGCCAGCGGCAACTGGCGGTTCTGGAAACTGGAAAGCGGCGTCCCGCCCTGGGATTCAATGCCCCTGATCGCCACCATGGGCGCGGCCTCACTGGCCACCATTTTCTCCAACCCGCCGGTTGATGTGGGCGGCGATCCCGCCGCGCTCGAACAGTTCCTGCTCGACTATGATTTCGATACCGATGTCACTGTCGCCGCGACCACCGACGCCTTCGCCGAATCCCCCATGGATTTCATGACCCCCACCGATATCGGCAATCCGGAAATGGCAGAATTCCGCGACGCCGGTGGCAAGATGATTGTCTTTCACGGCATCAGCGATCCGGTGTTTTCGGTGATGGACACCATCAGTTGGTACGAAAAGCTCGACGCCAATGCTGACGGCAAGGCCGCCGATTTCGTCAAGTTCTACGCCGTGCCCGGCATGGGCCATGGCTCGGGCAGCCCGGCAACCGACAAGTTCGACGCCTTCTCGGCTCTGGTCGATTGGGTCGAGAACGGCAATGAGCCGGACTTCCTCGTGGCCACGGCGACCCCGGACAATGAATACGTTCCGGAAATGGCCAACATCACCCGCAAGCTGTGCCCCTATCCGACCATCGCCCGCTTTACGGGCGGCGTGGAAGCCAGCTACGAAAGCTTCGCCTGCAAATAA